One Anaerohalosphaeraceae bacterium DNA window includes the following coding sequences:
- a CDS encoding type II CAAX endopeptidase family protein, whose protein sequence is MPSGTGGQFIGWLAAAQETAPASSALRTLSLLWWTFCALGGLLTIQWMVSLRRGNPLTRCPVRRHRLPTWFVPLQLFVWMLGSFLILSVIKTLVPPQKKVLLEAALHGSTILWYLHLTVLFLAVAHFGFVRGLVGFGLDFRRLKKDLLNAAGILWGLLPLIVLALEGTSQIGRFLFGPDFTMDRHTSLSALQEYPQLWLRLLIVVNAVLVVPVFEEVLFRGLLQSVLTAALGKPWVSILAVSALFAGMHPYPTHIAALLILSIGLGYAYEKSGSLWQPIFIHILFNSINVAAALLGV, encoded by the coding sequence ATGCCCTCTGGGACAGGCGGACAATTCATCGGCTGGCTGGCGGCCGCTCAGGAAACGGCCCCTGCCTCCTCTGCGCTCCGAACGCTTTCTCTGCTTTGGTGGACCTTCTGTGCTCTCGGCGGACTGCTGACAATCCAATGGATGGTTTCCCTTCGGCGGGGCAACCCGCTGACCCGCTGCCCTGTCCGCAGACACCGCCTGCCGACATGGTTTGTCCCCCTGCAGCTGTTTGTCTGGATGCTCGGTTCTTTCCTGATTCTGTCGGTCATTAAAACGCTTGTCCCGCCGCAGAAGAAGGTTCTCCTCGAAGCCGCCCTCCACGGAAGCACTATTCTGTGGTATCTGCACCTGACAGTCCTGTTTCTGGCTGTAGCCCATTTCGGTTTTGTCCGGGGACTAGTCGGCTTCGGTCTGGATTTCCGCCGACTCAAAAAAGACTTGCTGAATGCAGCCGGAATTCTTTGGGGACTGCTGCCGCTGATTGTGCTTGCCCTCGAAGGAACATCCCAAATCGGTCGTTTTCTCTTTGGTCCGGATTTTACAATGGACCGTCATACGTCCCTGTCAGCCCTCCAGGAATATCCGCAGCTGTGGCTTCGGCTGCTGATTGTGGTCAATGCCGTGCTGGTAGTACCCGTGTTCGAGGAAGTGCTCTTTCGAGGTCTTCTTCAATCCGTCCTGACGGCAGCCCTGGGAAAGCCCTGGGTGTCCATTCTTGCTGTTTCCGCTCTTTTTGCCGGAATGCATCCTTATCCAACTCACATAGCCGCCCTGCTGATTCTCTCCATCGGGCTCGGATACGCTTATGAAAAAAGCGGTTCGCTTTGGCAGCCCATCTTTATCCATATTCTTTTCAACAGCATTAACGTCGCTGCCGCTCTGCTGGGCGTTTGA
- a CDS encoding DUF2062 domain-containing protein: MWLRLWRRKQASIRQTLKGSSLHRFWGQTLFHDLLWRTDRRSIAGGLALGLFIAFTPTIPFQMTLAVIGALFLKVNLPIAIAACWITNPLTALPVYTAAWKLGKYLIEHIGIIHSFLDAHRFEAKSAHLILNGIYLWTGSLIFSTLAAVLGSLLVLLLWKMPRSRRRKRQTDSLQEPGLFSDRSSSQTT; encoded by the coding sequence ATGTGGCTCCGTCTTTGGCGAAGAAAACAGGCCTCGATTCGGCAAACCCTCAAAGGAAGCTCCCTGCACCGTTTTTGGGGCCAAACCCTCTTTCATGACCTGCTCTGGCGGACCGACCGACGCTCCATTGCAGGCGGGCTGGCATTGGGCCTTTTTATTGCCTTTACCCCCACAATACCGTTCCAAATGACCCTGGCTGTCATCGGAGCCCTTTTTCTGAAGGTGAATCTGCCGATTGCCATCGCCGCCTGCTGGATTACAAACCCCCTGACCGCCCTGCCTGTTTATACCGCCGCCTGGAAACTCGGCAAATACCTGATAGAACATATCGGAATTATCCATTCCTTTTTGGATGCCCACCGGTTTGAAGCCAAATCCGCCCATCTGATTCTCAACGGGATTTATCTTTGGACAGGGTCCCTGATTTTCTCCACACTGGCAGCCGTCCTCGGATCTCTTCTGGTCCTTTTGCTGTGGAAAATGCCTCGGTCCCGTCGTCGAAAGCGGCAGACAGATTCCTTGCAGGAACCCGGCCTCTTCTCCGACCGCAGCAGTTCACAGACAACCTGA